The following DNA comes from Thermoflexus sp..
GAGCGCTGGCGGAGGGCTCGGGATCGCATGGGCCTCCAGGCCGCGCTCCGCCAGGTATTCCGCCAGCACCCGGGCGATGCCGTCGGGGAGACTGCGAACCCGCTCCGGCCCGAAGCCCAGGGCGCGCCCCCCGCCGATGCCCTGCAGCTGATCCACCACCTGGCGCAGCCGCTCGGCGGGCGGCACCGGGGAGGGCAGCCGCAGCAGCAGGGAGATCAGCCGCCCGATCGCCTCCGCCACTGCCGCGATGTCCGAACCCGCTTTCCCCACATTCAGGAACACCTCGAAGGGCTGACCCTCGCCGTTCTCATTCAGGGTGATGAACGCTGTCCCCACCGGCGTGGCGATCCGGTAGGTGACGCCAGCGAGTTTCTGCGGCCGCGGACGCACGGTCGGGCCCACCGGTTGCGGCAGCGTGGGCTGGGTCGGAACCATCGGTCCCTCCTCCCGTTTCTTTTCCTTTTTCTCCTTCGTCTCCAGCGTCTCCAGCACCTCCTTCTGTCGGGACCCCGCCACATACACCGTCAGCCCCTTGCATCCCAGCTTCCAGGCTAGAATATATGCTTTTTCTACATCTTCTATAGTAGCTTTCTCCGGGAAATTAATCGTCTTTGAAATACTGTTATCGATAAACGCCTGGATGCTGGCCTGCATCCACACATGTTCTTCAGGGGTGAGGTCCTGGGCGACGACGAAGGTGTGGCGGATCCAGTCGGGGAGCTCCTGGATGTGCTGGCAGGTGCCCTTGCGCAGGACCTCCTCGATGATCCGGGCGCGGGCCTCCTCATCGAGGCCGGCCTCCTTCAGGGCGCGCATAAAGAGGGGGCTGACGTAGCGCAGCTCCAGGCGTCCCTCCGCCTCGTGGACGTAGCGGATGTAGGCCAGGGCGAAGACCGGCTCGCACCCGTAGCCCTCGCAGCCGGCGACAGTGGAAAGCGTGCCGGTCGGGGCCACCGTGGTCTGCGCGGCGTTGCGGATGCCATAGCGGCGGATCCCCTCCACGATGGCGTTCCAGTCCAGGGGCGGTCGGCCCCAATCCCGGGTGTAGGGCTTCAGAGGCTTGGGGGGCTCCCATTTCAGGTTCTCCGGGTCATAGATGCTCCCCCGGATCGCCGGGAAGGGGCCCCGCTCTTTGGCCAGCTCGATGCTGGTGCGCATGGCGTGGTAACGGATGAACTCCGCGATCTGGGCGGCGAACTCCTGGCCCTCCTCGGAGCCATAGCGGATCCGCAGGTGATACATCAGATCCGCCAGCCCCATGAAGCCCAGGCCGATGCGCCGGGTCCTGTAGGCGGCTTCCTTCAGCTGGGGCACAGCGGGCACATACTGGTTCACCTGGACCACGTTGTCCAGGAAGCGGGTGGCCCACTCCACCGTCTCCCGCAGCTTCTCCCAGTCCACCTCCGCCCGACCGTCCACGTATTTCACATGGCGCGCCAGGTTCACCGAGCCCAGGCAGCAGTTCTCGTAAGGCCCCAACCACTGTTCACCGCAACCCCGGGATACGTAGCCCTCCGTGATCCAGGTGTCGCTCTGGGGTTCATAGAGGTCATAAACCGTTTCGTAGCCGGCGAACTCGATCTTCACGACCTGGGCAGCCCAGTTCCCCCCCGTGAAGTTGCAGCGTAGGGCTGCCTCTTCCAGCCGCCGCCTCTTCTCCGGATGGCTGAGTCGGATTTGTTCAATAAACCGTCCCAAGCTGGCTCCGGAGATCACCACGTCATATTTCGGTCGGTCATGGCGGATCTCCCGACCGTTTAAAGCATGGCGCTTACGAACAGTTCGATGGATGCGAGCGTGGACTCCGAACATGAGCAGGATCAGCCGGACTTGACGGGCCAGCTCCTCGCTGGAGGTATGGAATCGAAGGAGAGGATGGTTGGAGGAAAGATCTACACTTCCATCTGTGCTGAACAACCCGTCCAAAAGCCCTTCCAGGAACTCGCGGTTGCTGTTGATGTAAGCCAGAGGCAGTCGCTTCTCCGGGCTCCGTGCGGGGGGCAGAAGGAGCGTGCGCACCCAGCCCGCAATGACAGAACCCGGCTTGGGATCCATCATCATGGAGCGGGAACCTGGATTGACATCGGTCACGAAATGGGTGGCTCCCAGCTTCTGAAAGGCTTCCCGCACCACCGCGTTCCACTCTTCCTCGTCGGCGTGGGTGCTGAAACGGACCACATTGCGGGAGAGGGCGTGCTCGGTATAGCACCCATCTCCGACCAGCACACCAATCAGGAATCCGAACTCCCGATCGCTGAGATGAGGCGGTTTATCCGGGACAGGGTTATTCGGCATTCGGGCAGGGAACACCCGGACCCAATCGCCTGGTTTCAGCTGGTCCACCCGACGGGGCTCATAAAACTTTGTCCGGGAATCCCGGACGTGGAACTGATGGGCCGCGGTGACCTTGATCACGCCTCCGTCAGACAGGAAAACGCGATATACAGGGCGTTCTTTGTAGACTTCAATACGCTCCACCCGACCAGTCCCCAGAACAGTGCAGATCTCGTCCCCCGTCCGGATCTCCGCGGCATAACGCCAGCCTTGGGGGGTGGCCACCAGCGTATCCCCGGTCACACATGGGTTCGTCGCCTCCAACGTATACAGATGGGGCACCGGGTTGGAGCGATTCGCGGTGTCCAGGAAAAGGACGCCGGGCTCGCCGTTGTGGTGAGCCTGGGTGGCGATCTTGCGGAAGAGGTCCCGGGCCCGCACCCGCTTGTAGACCCGGATGGGGATCCCCACCCGCTCGGCGTCCTCCAGGGTCCCCCGGAAGTTGCGATAGGCGGGATGCAGCACATCCGGGAAGCGCAGCTCCCACTCCTCGTCGTTCTCCACCGCCCGCATGAAGGCGTCGGTGATGCCCACCGAGATGTTGAAGTTGGTGATAGCGTTCTCGTCCGTCTTGCAGGTGATGAACTCCTCGATGTCCGGATGATCCACCCGGAGCACCGCCATGTTGGCACCACGGCGGCTGTTGTGGGTCACCATGCCATTGGCCAGATAGGTGTGATTGTCCGACACCTCCAGATCCAGTGTCAGCGCCTCGCCGGCGGGCTCAACGGATCGAACATAGACGAACCAGCGATCGCCCACCGGGGGAGCATGTCGGGCGAATTCGGGATATCGCTCTGTTAGCTCTTCATAAGCCGTAAGGGTGAGCCGACGCTCCCCCCGGACGTAGCGCAGCAAGGCGCGTCGCAGCGCCGGGCGCGTGCTTCGGATCTTCCGACCGGTTCCTCGCCCTCGTCGATCCCGCTGGGGAAGGGCGGTCGCTTCCAGAACCGGGCTGAGCCAGTAAGCGGGCTCCGGAAGCGGATAGGCGGATTCACGATTCGAATCCGGGATCCGTTCCAGGCAAACCCGGAAACGGGAACGGGGATCACAGCCGATCCGCTCCGCCCATGCCCGCAGCCCGGCAGAGGAGACAATGCGAACGAACCAGGGGCGGGACCGTCCGAACCGGTTCCCGGATGGATGACCCGGACGCACTTTCACCGGACACCCCAGGCCGATGAGCAGCACTGCCACTTCTCGGGCCAGGCGCTCCGAGGCGGTGCAGAGCATCGGATAGCCATGGACGACGGTCCCATCGGCTTCGAAAAGCCCCCGCAGGTAAGCCGCCACCACCGAAGGAGGGCTGAGCCGGATCAGGCGGGGGACGCTGGCCTCCACGCTCCGGCCCTTCCCCAAACCGTTCACGCAAAGGAACTCCTTCACCGCGCGGTTATCGATGATGAAAAGCGTGGAGCCATCCCCGGGCCTGCGCCGGACATGGACCTGAACCTCGAAGAGGCGCTCCATCAGTCGGGGCATCTCTTCGATCAGGTAAGAATGATTGGCCACGGCCACCCCGATCCGATGATCGTTCTCCTCCTGGGCCACGAAGCCATCGCCCGTGAGATACCCCAGGAAGAAAGCGAACTCCTCGTCCAGAACGTGGGGCAGCCGGGGCATGACCTGATTGCCGTGTCGCTTCTCGACCGGCTTCAGGGGCTGGAGATGGCCATGATGCTGGCCCAGAATGACCGGGATGGCATCGCCGGGCTGCAGCTCATCCAGCCGACGCCAGACCCAACCTTCCCGCGTCAGCACCTTCACCTTATGATCCGGCGTGCCGGTCAGCGTCAGGCCTTCCTCCGTCACCACGCGCAACACCTGGGATCGGCCGCGGTTGTAGCCGTGAAGGGAAATCCGCGGGCCCTGATCGGTCAGCACGGTGATGCGCTGCGGCTGCCATCCGGGCTTTTCCGGATCGACGATCTCGTCCAGCCGGAGCAGCCCATGCGCGGTGAACACCAGGGTGTCCGGCGTCAGACATCCTCCCTGAGCGATCTCCCCGAAGGCGCGATCGTAGACCCGCAGAAAGCCCACCGGGCCGGTGGCCCGGCCCATCGAGGAGAAAACGATGGCGTTCTTGGGGCGCAGACGGGAGAACGAGAACCCGTTGCCGCCGCCCGTCTGCTGGATCAGCGCCGCATCCCGCAGCGTCTGAAAGATCCCCCCCGGGATCTTCCCCATGTCGTCCTCCAGGGGGAGGACAAAACAATTATGAACTACAACACCTTCTACAACGTAAGTGTGATCTTCTTCTACCTCACAGTTATAAACATATCCTTCGTAATAAATTTCTTCTATGTTTTCTATTTCGAAGTAAACGTGTTCTTCGTCCCGTAACACCCCATTATTTGACCCTCCGGCGTCTGGGAGATGGATCCCGAAAGCCTTTTCAATTAATCGTCGAGATCGGAGAGGAGACATGATGATCTGAGCAGCCTCACGGGCATTTGGAGTCACATAAGTGGTATCTACGCCACGAATAGATGCTTCATATCCCAATCGAAGCAAAATTTGCCACGTCTGAAAGATGAGCGTCGGGTTGCTTAACGTGAGTCGGAATGCCCTGAATAATTTGGCGGATTTCCTCCCATTAATCAGATACGCTTTCTCGCTGTAAAATCCGTCTCCTCGAAGTAGACCCGCTAGAAACTCTTCTTGAAGATCAAAATTGGCGTATTGCATCCAAATAGGGATGCGTTTGTTGTAGGAATGTCGACCAAATTGATTAAAGAACCACTGAGCGAGAGCTCGATTATATAAATCAATGTGAACCCAGTTTCCCCTTGAAGAATTCATAATAGGCGTAAACCCTAAAATACTACTCAATATATTCGAGACATCAGCATGATATTCCTTTTCTTTGATGGAAAAAGTGAACCGAACATATTCAAGATCTGGACCCAGTGTTCCCTCGGCCACGTAGTATCCACAAAGTCGTGCAACCTCGGAGCTGAGTGGGATATGGCGTGGGATCCAGCGAGCTTGGCGGCCGGAATTTTGATAAGCAGCCGGTCGACGAACCCGAATCGTGGTAGGGGTGCTCTGGACTTCGAGATCTTCCCTAGAGAGGGTCTCCGCTAAATCGAAGGAGGGCGTAGAAAGAATGCCTTTCGGAAAGCCGATGGCAACGCGATCTCCGGGACGAAGATCTGCGGCCATCACCCATCCCCGAGGAGTCAGAAAAGGATGCTCCGGGGTTACTTCGATCCTCCGGCCGATTCGTCGCACTTTGATGATCCGCAACGGCCCCCGATAAAATCGTCGAGACGTCTGCAGGACCGGCTGGTAGCGGCCTCGATGAGTCAGAACGCGATCACCGGGCCGTAGGTCGGCGATCCGTTTGAGTCCATGCTCTGTTATCACCCGTATTTCCGGCGTGAAACATGCCGCCAGCTGCCCCAGAGGGGTGCCGGCACCGGTGAAGGTGGGGGAATTGGGGAGAAAGCGGAGGGCGGTGAGCATTCGGTAGAACCGCTCCTCCCACAGGGCCGGATCGCCGCCCAGCTCCTTCTCCGCCTCGGCGATGGCCCGGGCCACCCGACGGAACATCTCGGGGATCGTCTCCACCGGCCGGCCGTCCGGCCCCTTGCGCAGATACCGCCGCTCCAGGACGATGCGGCCGTTCTCCGTTAATGGGATCTCCGCCTCCGTATCGGCTTCATCCACCCGGATCTCCCAGCGCGTCGTCATGGCCGCTTCCTCCTTCCCTTAGGGATCGCTTGGAATCGATGCGCGCCGGGCTCCATCGGCCTGCTGACCCCATGGAGCCCATGGACACCATCCGGATCTCCGCTCCCCTCGGATAACCAGAGGAACCGCCATATATGGCGGTTTATTTGACATTAATTCCTATATATGGCGAATCCGTGGGCACGATGGAGCCATCGGCAGGGTGTTCGCGGATCGGTTTCCTGGGATGGGAACAGGGCCCGAGGTCGGGCGCAGTTCAGGCCGGGCCGGCCGGCGAGGGGGCGCTTTCCCGGGCTCGGGCCTCCAGGAGGTTATCGATCTCCTGTCGGATGCTCTCCAGATCGCTCAAGCCGAGATACACGATGGCGTAGCGGATATAGGCGATCTCATCCAGCTCCTTCAACCCCGCGATGACCATGTCGCCGATCTGGCGGCTGGGGATCTCCGATTTCCCCATCGCCTGGAGGCGGGCTTCGATCCGCTCCACCAGGCGCTCCAGGGCCTCCGCCGGGATGGGCCGTTTGGCGCAGGCGATCTGGATCCCCCGCAACAGCTTCTCCCGGTCAAAGGGCTCCCGTCGCCCATCCCGCTTGATCACCATGGGCGCGAGGTGGATCGGCCGCTCAATGGTGGTGAACCGGCGCAGACACCGGGGGCACTCCCGACGCCGCCGCACCGCCCGCCGCTCCGCCTCCGGCGTGGTGTCGATCACCCGCGTGTCCTCACTCCCGCAAAAGGGACAGCGCACGGACGAGACCCCTATATATAGGGTAGAAAACGGGTCGATCCGCCAGATCTTCGGACCCAGGCGGGCCTTTATCGTAGCATGGAGGCAGGGGGCTGTCAAGCGCCACCGAACGCTTTAACCTGCGAGGAGGTCGGCCGCTGAGCGCGGCTATCCCGCTCGATCCTCCAGATGGCATGTATCGTTCAGGCGGATCACGACCCAGCGCCCATCCTGAACGACCAGCTCGGTCAGCGAGGCGTTATCGAAGCGGAAAGGGGAAGGCCGATCCAGGGGGAAGCCCAGCCAGCACCGGAAGAACATGGCGAAGGTCCCCCCGTGGGCCACCACCGCCACCGTTTGCTCCGGCCGGGCCATCGCCGCCTGCATCGCCGCCCACACCCGCTCCGCGAAGGCCTCGCGGGGCTCCACCCCTTCGATGGCCGCGGTCGGATCCCGGGCCATCTCCCGCCAGGCCCGCTGCAACGCGGCCACCTCCTCCCCCGGGCGTCCCTCGAAGGGGCCCTGCCTGCGCTCCTTCAAGCGCTCATCCACCTCGATGGGGACCCCCCAGGCGGCGGCGAGGATGCGGGCGGTCTCATAGGCCCGCCACAACGGGCTGCAGAGGATGAGGTCCGGCGGAGCGGCCCGCAGGCGCTCCGCCAGCCGGCGGGCCTGCTCCCGACCTACGTCATCCAGGGGCACATCCGCCCACCCCTGGATCCGTCCCTCGGCGTTCCACGCCGTGCGCCCGTGGCGGATCAGATACAGTCGCTCCGGCATCTCAGCGGTTCTCCCCACCCGACTTCATTGTCCTGCCTGTCGCATCCCTTGAGGCTCCATGTCCCCGTCCGGCGATTCCACACCGGGTTACCCGACATGCTCGATGTATACCCGATCTCCGGAGCCCTCCACGCCTTTCGTTCCCCGGGGCGCAGGCCAACGGGGTTACGGAATCTCCAGGGTCCCCACCTCCACGCCATCCCCGATGGAGCCATCCACCCGGACCGGCCATCGGGCCCCGGAGACAGGATCATAGAGGCCGACCCGGATCCGGTAAAAGCCGTGGAGATCCCGGGGCAGGATCACCCGGATGAAGACCGGGAAAGCGTGATCGGGGGGCCAGGAGGAGATCGGCACGAGATCGTTCGGCAGCGGGCCGTCCCGCTGGGCCACCAGATGCCCGGCGGAATCCAGGACATGAACGAACATCCGGGGAGAACGAGGGACCGGCCCCACCCGCGCCCAGGCCAGCGTCACCCCGAGCAGGTCCCCCGGCCAGCGCGGCGGGCGCAGGTGAACGCCCCGCAATTCGATCTTCCCCTCGAAATCCGCCCGCAAGGGCGTGAAGGCGAACCCGTGGAAGGGCGGCCACGTCTCATAATAGGCCACCCAGAGGGATCCGAACGGCTGTCCCCCGACCTCGAAGCCGTTCTCCAGCAACAGCCCATCGAAAAGCCCCAGGGGGTCTACCACCTCCTGCTGCCAGCCGAAGAGCCACAGCCGCCAGGGGCCCTCCGCGGGGCCGTAGCGGCGGCGGGCGTCCTCCAGCGCGGCACGAACGGCCGCCTCGTCCCACACCGGAGACTCCGGGCCCATCCATAGCGGGGCGGGAACTCCTATGCGTTCCCAGTAGTAAAGAACGGCCCAGTTGGCCCGCAGGGCGAGGGCCGCTTCCCCCGGCCGGATCTGCCGGGCCACGTGGGCTACCGCCTCCCGATACGGATCGCGGCCGCGGCCCGGATCCGCCCACCATGTCCGCCATGGGACGAGGAGCATGGCTCCCAGGGGCAGGAGGAACAGCGCCCCGATCCATCCACTCGTCCGGCGCGGCAACCCGGGGATCCGCGCCCCGAGGAGCTCCCCCAGCCGGGCGGCCCCGCCGCCGATCCCGATGACCCAGAGCGCCCACAGGAAAATCCCATAGCGGGGATGGAACAGGGCGAACCGGGGGAAAACCGTCACCAGGGTCGCGATGGTCAGGGCCGTGGTGCCCAGGGTGAGGGCCGCCCACCGGCGGGCGAAGGCGTTCCAGCGGAGCAGAGCGGCCAGGGCGAGGATAGCGGCGGGAAGCCAGGTCCCTTCCCCCGGCCAGAACCCGTGGGCGAGGGCGGAGAGGATCCCCGACAGGGTCGCGGGGGGTCGGAGGAAATCCTCGGGACGAACGAACCGTTCTCGGGCGAAGATCAGCCAGGGGCCGACGAGCAACAGGAGCCCCAGCATGCTCGCGGCCCATCGCCGGCGCGCCGCGGGGCGGCGGGCGCTCCCCAGCCCCAGCCCGATGGCCATCACGGCCGCCGGGAAAAGCCCGTAATAATGCGTGAGGATCGTTCCGGCGGCGAACAGCGTCCAGATCAGGAAGCGGAGCGGCGTGGGCTTCCGGAGGATCGCTTCCATTCCCTCGAAGGCGGCCAGCGCCCCGGTGGCCAGCATTGCATACATCCGGGCTTCCTGGACATAATACAGCCAGAACGGGGAAAGCCCCATCGCCAGCATCGTCAGGATCCCCGCGGGCCGTCCCCACCCGCGCGCGGCGATCCGTCCGGCCAGGGCGGCCGCCAGCAGGCCAAACACCACCGAGGGCCACCGCAGCGCGAACTCGCTCTCCCCGGCAATCCGGATCCAGAGATGGAGAAGCAGGTAATAGAGGAAGGGGCTGCGGTCCGCCGCCGTGGCCTGCAGCATCTCCGGGATCGGCATGCGGGCCAGATGCCAGGACCATCCCTCGTCGAACCAGAGGGAAGGGACGTGGAGGCGATTCAGGAAGATGGCGGACAAGAGCACCAACCATGCGATCGGCATTCCGGTTCAATCCCGAACGCGGCTTGCGGCGCGCCCGGGCGAGGGGAGCTCCCTCGGCGCCCGGCGGCGGCCTTCGATTTCCAGAGGACGCATCCGGACGGATCCGCTCCTCAAAGTGTAACCATCGAGGCTTTCCCTGCCAAACCGGTTCCCCGGAGTGGCCGGCTCAGGCTATTATGGAAAAGGGCGGCCCGGCGGGGCTCGCATCCGGGGGAAGGGAGACACCGGAAGGATCTGGGGGCGAAGGGCTCATGCACATCGTCGTGCAGATCCCAGCCTACAACGAAGCGGAGACCATCGGGGAGGTGATCCGAGGGATCCCGCGGGAGATCCCGGGGGTGGAGCGGGTCACCGTCCTGGTGGTGGATGACGGCTCAACCGACGGGACTGGAGCGATCGCCCGTTCCGCCGGAGCGGACATCGTCATACGGCATCGGCGGAACCGGGGGCTGGCGGCCGCCTTTCAGACCGGGTTCGACGCCGCCCTGCGTCTGGGCGCGGACATCATTGTGAACGTAGACGCCGATGGCCAGTATGATCCGGGAGACATCCCGGCGCTGATCGCGCCCATCCTGCGAGGGGAAGCCGACATGGTCGTCGGCGATCGACAGGTCAACCGCCTGGCCCACTTCCCCTGGCACAAGCGCATTCTGTCCGCCCTGGGCTCGGCCGTCGTGCGCTGGGCCTCAGGGCTGGACGTTCCGGACGCGCCGAGCGGCTTCCGGGCCTACAGTCGGGAGGCGGCCCTGCGATTGATCGTGCTGACGGACTTCTCGTATACCGTGGAACATCTGATCCAGGCCGGCAAGCGACGTCTGGCCGTCACCCATGTTCCCATCCATGCCCGTCCCACTTCCCGGCCCTCCCGGCTCCATCAGGGCCTATGGGATTTCATCAAACGGCAGGGGGCGACCATTGTGCGGGTCTACGCGAGCTACGAGCCGCTGAAGGCCTTTTTCTATCTCTCCCTTCCCTTCTGGGGGGTTGGCCTGATCCTCTTCGCCCGGCTGGCGTGGTTTTTCATCACCGAAGGTTTCGCCCTGCGAGGTCACCTGCAATCCCTGATCGTCGCCACCCTCTCGATCATCCTGGCCTTTCTGATCTTCCTGTTCGGCCTCCTGGCTGACCGCATCGGCGACAATCGCCGGCTGCTGGAGGAACTCCTGTATCGCTTGAGGGAACGGGAGGAGTAGCCTTGAAGGGCAAAGAGGGCTTACGTATTATGAGATTGAAATTCGGTAAAAATAATGTTAGCGACCGCCGAAAACGCTTTGGAAGCCCCCGAACACATCTGGATATCCAACCGGTCCACCACCCCTCTATACGAAATCTCGAGGGATTTTCTAGCAAACGATAAGTATAATCCTCTATTTGAAACCCACAATCCCGCAAAGCCTTTCGTAAAGTCCACCATGAAACCGGATTCTCGTAATAAAACGGAACGTTGGAGATCCATCGAACAATTCGATTCGCAATGAATCGTGGGAACCAGCTAAGGAATGGAATCCCATAATGCTCTTCAATTGGGAACCAACGGTTGGGTCCACTGAAGAAGCACACGCCTCCTGGCCGGAGCACCCGGTGAATTTCCTGAAGAAGACAACGCCAGTCCGGGACATGTTCATAAACCTGAGCGCAAATAATCAAATCAAAAGAATCGTTTGGAAAAGGAAGACGCATAGCATCTCCAAAGCAAAAATAAGCATAGTGTCTGTGAGCCGTCGCCCAGTGCAACGCATCCTCATCAATATCGACACCAATCACGTGCCAATCGGGCCACAACTGAGCGAAATGCTCAGTGATCCGTCCGGTGGAGCAGCCGATATCCAGCGCCCAGCCATTCCAATGAGCAATCCCAGGCACTGCCTCTTCCAAGACGGCCTGAATCTTCCATGCTTTTCGCTGTCGAAGATAAGGATCTTTAACACGTTCCCACTTAGACCAGTATTCCCTTTGATATTTCATCCGCATTGAAATTGCCTTCTATGAGATTGCTGATGATCTCCAGCATCGTTTCGGGTTGGAACCACCTTCGGAGTGCTACCGTGCGGGCTCGGAGGCGAGCCCATTCCTCTGGTCGCTTGAGTACCTCGCGCAGGCCGGTGGCCAAAGCCTCTGCGGAGGCTTCCTCAACCACCCAGCCGACTTGTCCTCTCCGCACGAGCATTCCAAGATCTCCAACATCTGTTGCGATAACCGGCAACCCCACTTGCATGGCATCCCCGAAAACCAAAGGGATGCTTTCGATGCGTGAGGGAATCACCAGATAATGAACTGCTTTCATCATCGCCACAACCTGTTGAGGCGAGGCGTAGCCGTAGAGCGACACATGGTCCTTCAATGCGTAGAGGCGCAGATGCTCTTCCACCCATGGCCTCAAAGTTCCATCTCCCAGGAGGTGAACTCGAACGCCCTCCAGCTCCGGGCGCAGGGAGCGCAATGCTTCAATCAGCAGATCAATTCCCTTTTGTTTCTCAAAGCGGCCCACATATAGCAGATGACAGCGTGCAGGTGGAAGGGAGGCGGGAGGAGTAGCCAGCGGCAACCGCCGGGAGGCGGGAAGGAATCCGCAAGACTTTCCCCTTAATCGCCCCACCTCCTCCGCCAACCGACAGCCATCGGCCAAACAGAACGAAGCA
Coding sequences within:
- a CDS encoding glycosyltransferase; translation: MDRSLSVLKRSLSPGMACGDNEVGPSCPLYGLAAQEGRLKRILLITSSYPLSPEETFNAGALARELALGLQNRGWAVWVVTPRKDRPIRDPHVPVLEFPWWGSYRELASQSTHLLNLIRFASLLLVGMVFVERVVSSLRVDLSLALWAIPSGALACWAWRRKKIPYGVWALGSDIWGRHRYPLGERIVRRVLKDASFCLADGCRLAEEVGRLRGKSCGFLPASRRLPLATPPASLPPARCHLLYVGRFEKQKGIDLLIEALRSLRPELEGVRVHLLGDGTLRPWVEEHLRLYALKDHVSLYGYASPQQVVAMMKAVHYLVIPSRIESIPLVFGDAMQVGLPVIATDVGDLGMLVRRGQVGWVVEEASAEALATGLREVLKRPEEWARLRARTVALRRWFQPETMLEIISNLIEGNFNADEISKGILV
- a CDS encoding class I SAM-dependent methyltransferase; this translates as MRMKYQREYWSKWERVKDPYLRQRKAWKIQAVLEEAVPGIAHWNGWALDIGCSTGRITEHFAQLWPDWHVIGVDIDEDALHWATAHRHYAYFCFGDAMRLPFPNDSFDLIICAQVYEHVPDWRCLLQEIHRVLRPGGVCFFSGPNRWFPIEEHYGIPFLSWFPRFIANRIVRWISNVPFYYENPVSWWTLRKALRDCGFQIEDYTYRLLENPSRFRIEGWWTGWISRCVRGLPKRFRRSLTLFLPNFNLIIRKPSLPFKATPPVPSSDTGVPPAAGDCRRCGQPGGRTGRSERPG